The following proteins are encoded in a genomic region of Paracoccus sp. MBLB3053:
- a CDS encoding baseplate J/gp47 family protein encodes MIYRCCDLLRREETRASALNGIDFLEVIDHAAPVEADRQRFLHVHLLKDPAPVVYAGDQITVTGPSGVIEVLDVQTGLGSQANVLVVELTAAGDFETHVLAIRRGLLDDRPPPELDPQLASVAFSFKVECPSDFDCLKSCGCVPDVPALPEFSYLARDIDSFRTVMLDRIATLQPGMPPPNPVDQRMAIIDALAVVADRIAYAQDAGHTAGWLAHVQDRISARRLALLVDYRMDEGRNARCFVHLTAASDALPVAPDFDPVVMAGTAFATRIGGEDVRLTGAATLDRARVVFEAMTPLQALFVDHNEMGFHTWSDQRCSLPAGATSATLSGHFPNLQIGDFLGFEEVVGPRTGNPADRDRANRQVVRLIAVNAFETAGVPLTDPVTTEEITEIAWDPADALDRPLCLSAETALEFGRIYLPRVSVARGNIVLADHGRSILDEDIGDVPGSTKSWAPGRGPERAAGAGKVGPCCECEEDPPERMPGRFAPVLAKGPLTFAVPLDAALGARALLAAQGLPAPQLWPTGVIGAVVEPWTAQRDLLGSGPAARDVVAEIDSAGRAHLRFGNDVNGQRPAAGVSFSARYRIGQGPTGNIGEDRLVHVLGGPAEIAALRNFTAGVGGIAAETIRSMRRRAPFAFRRQDRAVNRPDHDEIARRFLPPEGPLQGSVTDVMHTGSWHTTLLTVDRRGGLAVDPDFETDLRAHIEPYRMAGRDIEVEGPIYVPIEIDLEICVCRGHLSGQVKAALADVFSARVLPDGSLGAFHPDRMELGRTLYLSPLVALAQRVQGVCGVTAILFRRFNDPGSSGLGAGRLLFGRREVAQLQNDPSHPGRGVLRLRMKGGR; translated from the coding sequence ATGATCTATCGTTGCTGTGACCTGCTTCGCCGCGAAGAGACCCGCGCCAGTGCCCTGAACGGAATAGATTTTCTTGAGGTGATCGACCATGCCGCGCCGGTCGAGGCCGACCGTCAGCGCTTCCTGCATGTCCATCTGCTCAAGGACCCCGCGCCCGTTGTTTATGCCGGCGACCAGATCACGGTCACTGGGCCTTCGGGCGTGATCGAGGTGCTCGATGTGCAGACCGGACTGGGAAGCCAGGCGAACGTCCTTGTCGTCGAACTGACCGCGGCCGGAGATTTCGAAACCCATGTGCTGGCGATCAGGCGTGGACTTCTGGATGATCGCCCCCCGCCCGAGCTTGACCCGCAGCTCGCCTCGGTCGCCTTCTCGTTCAAGGTGGAATGCCCTTCGGATTTCGATTGCCTGAAGTCATGCGGCTGCGTCCCGGATGTGCCCGCGCTTCCCGAATTCAGCTATCTCGCGCGTGACATCGACAGCTTTCGCACCGTGATGCTGGACCGGATAGCGACGCTTCAGCCCGGCATGCCGCCACCCAACCCGGTGGATCAACGCATGGCGATCATCGATGCGCTGGCGGTCGTCGCGGATCGCATCGCCTATGCGCAGGATGCGGGGCATACCGCCGGCTGGCTGGCCCATGTGCAGGATCGCATCTCGGCGCGCCGGCTGGCGCTGCTGGTCGATTACCGGATGGATGAAGGCAGGAATGCGCGATGTTTCGTGCACCTGACGGCGGCATCCGATGCGCTGCCGGTCGCACCGGATTTCGATCCGGTCGTCATGGCCGGCACCGCCTTCGCCACGCGGATCGGAGGCGAGGATGTGCGACTGACGGGTGCCGCGACGCTGGACCGGGCCCGAGTGGTCTTCGAGGCCATGACGCCCCTTCAGGCCTTGTTCGTCGATCATAACGAAATGGGCTTTCATACCTGGTCGGATCAACGCTGCTCGTTGCCTGCGGGGGCAACCTCGGCCACGCTTTCGGGCCATTTCCCCAACCTGCAAATCGGCGACTTCCTGGGCTTCGAAGAGGTGGTCGGGCCTCGGACTGGCAATCCCGCGGATCGTGACCGGGCCAACCGCCAGGTGGTGCGACTGATCGCGGTCAACGCGTTTGAAACAGCGGGCGTTCCACTGACCGACCCGGTCACGACTGAAGAGATCACCGAGATCGCGTGGGACCCCGCCGATGCGCTGGATCGTCCGCTATGCCTGAGCGCCGAGACCGCGCTGGAATTCGGCCGGATCTATCTGCCCCGCGTCTCGGTCGCGCGTGGCAACATCGTCCTGGCCGACCACGGGCGCAGCATTCTCGATGAAGATATTGGCGACGTGCCCGGATCGACGAAATCCTGGGCTCCGGGTCGGGGGCCGGAAAGGGCGGCCGGAGCCGGGAAGGTCGGACCTTGCTGCGAATGCGAGGAAGATCCGCCCGAAAGAATGCCCGGCCGTTTTGCCCCCGTGCTTGCAAAAGGCCCCCTGACATTTGCCGTGCCGCTCGACGCGGCGCTGGGGGCGCGTGCGCTACTCGCGGCGCAGGGACTGCCTGCGCCGCAACTTTGGCCGACGGGCGTGATCGGTGCGGTGGTCGAACCCTGGACGGCGCAGCGCGACCTTTTGGGCAGTGGCCCGGCTGCGCGCGACGTGGTCGCGGAAATCGATAGCGCGGGTCGCGCCCATCTGCGGTTCGGCAATGACGTGAACGGCCAGCGACCGGCTGCCGGCGTAAGCTTTTCAGCCCGTTACAGGATCGGGCAGGGGCCTACCGGAAATATCGGCGAGGACCGGCTTGTGCATGTCCTGGGCGGCCCGGCCGAGATTGCCGCATTGCGCAACTTCACCGCAGGGGTGGGCGGAATCGCGGCCGAAACGATCCGTTCGATGCGGCGTCGCGCACCGTTCGCGTTCCGCCGCCAAGACCGCGCGGTCAACCGGCCCGACCATGACGAGATTGCGCGCCGATTCCTGCCGCCCGAAGGCCCCCTGCAGGGCAGCGTCACCGATGTCATGCATACCGGGTCATGGCACACAACGCTGCTTACGGTGGACCGTCGGGGCGGCTTGGCGGTCGATCCGGATTTCGAAACGGACCTGCGCGCCCATATCGAACCCTATCGCATGGCCGGCCGCGACATCGAGGTCGAGGGCCCGATCTATGTCCCGATCGAGATCGACCTTGAGATCTGTGTATGCCGCGGGCATCTGAGCGGACAGGTGAAGGCCGCGCTTGCCGATGTGTTTTCGGCCCGGGTCCTGCCCGATGGCAGTCTTGGCGCGTTCCACCCTGACCGGATGGAGCTTGGCAGGACACTTTACCTGTCACCTCTCGTCGCGCTCGCGCAGCGTGTCCAAGGGGTCTGCGGCGTCACGGCTATCCTGTTTCGACGTTTCAACGATCCCGGATCGAGCGGGCTGGGGGCGGGGCGGTTGCTTTTCGGCAGGCGCGAGGTGGCCCAGCTTCAGAACGACCCGAGCCATCCCGGGCGGGGCGTGCTGCGGCTCAGGATGAAAGGGGGGCGCTGA
- a CDS encoding baseplate J/gp47 family protein, translating to MADSCCACEGIMVSTPEAAWNRPGLTNISVRAGTYTSFLDTMLARLSSSEHGALADLRTRDPAVDFSIAALDAWAVVGDILTFYAERLTVETLLPTARELNSLHGLAMLVGYAPSPGVAAEVEIAFRMSEVEGSPRSIKLPSGVKVQSTPGPDEAPVIFETTASIPARSAWNAMRPLLDAPQELTAGTTRLALAGTRTGLKSGDGVAFAADDGTPVFARVSSVTIEPANPALDPDAIDLTHLVIDPIATTPAHFAFAPPPDPMPPVVQPPLADHLGQTLSAGDLAKILDEAGVDDDAFFDPLIGLPEPRKRVLVFRQSTGIFGNAAPGFASLPTALTGEFPVYGPNDDGVIVIDHMEQGPYFGQQDHWADGTLEVLSDEAGNIYLDRVLKDVTAGSVVALKDGDDWGLYEVENVAELALARFAIQGRSTRLGLDGSTGFDQLTIRGTTVWTSSEWLDLPRRRFVDPLKAGDTQIALNGWSPGLQPGQRLALRGGYADGLDAPAVEAAEIQDVFHDLQAGGGTTITLATGLAYDHARDALRICGNVAPATHGETTVDLLGKGDPARVFPTFVARQGPLTHITAEVVGGAAPTTELRVGGILWKQVPNLLDARQGDRVYTLRVDETGIATYGFGDGVTGAMPASGQEIRATYRTGLGLAGRVRAGQLNILMTRPLGVEAAENPLPAEGGANPEPLNDLRRNLPLSCRTLGRVVSLSDYADYALTYAGIAKARAERVRIPGLGQPGIVLTVAGDLGAEILPGSAIYDGLVGGLRKDGIPYVRFRLLNYRPQTFRIGAKIKVFEEYLPDEVLAAAEAALRTAYGFEGRSFAQTVFASEILTTMQDVPGVEGVVLDLLYTGAVPASAAALLAAPASATQGAELLTLHSGPLDHLELMS from the coding sequence ATGGCGGACAGTTGCTGCGCATGCGAAGGCATCATGGTTTCCACGCCGGAAGCGGCCTGGAACCGACCGGGTCTGACCAATATCTCGGTAAGGGCGGGGACTTACACGAGCTTTCTCGACACGATGCTGGCTCGGCTCTCATCGTCCGAACACGGCGCGCTGGCTGATCTTCGCACGCGCGATCCGGCGGTGGATTTCTCGATCGCCGCGCTGGATGCATGGGCGGTCGTGGGCGATATCCTGACCTTCTATGCCGAAAGACTGACAGTCGAGACCTTGCTTCCGACCGCGCGCGAGCTGAACTCGCTGCACGGGCTGGCCATGCTTGTCGGCTATGCGCCTTCACCGGGCGTCGCGGCCGAGGTGGAAATCGCCTTTCGCATGTCCGAGGTGGAGGGGTCGCCCAGATCGATCAAGCTGCCTTCGGGCGTAAAGGTGCAAAGCACGCCCGGCCCCGACGAAGCGCCTGTGATCTTCGAGACCACGGCCTCCATCCCGGCGCGCAGCGCATGGAACGCGATGCGCCCGCTTCTGGATGCACCCCAGGAATTGACTGCGGGCACGACGAGGCTGGCGCTGGCGGGAACACGCACCGGTCTGAAATCAGGCGACGGCGTGGCCTTCGCGGCAGATGACGGCACGCCGGTTTTCGCGAGGGTGTCTTCGGTTACGATCGAGCCCGCGAACCCCGCGCTTGATCCGGATGCGATTGATCTGACGCATCTTGTGATAGACCCGATCGCGACCACTCCCGCGCATTTCGCCTTTGCCCCTCCGCCAGATCCCATGCCCCCCGTGGTCCAGCCGCCGCTGGCAGACCATCTGGGCCAGACGTTGAGCGCGGGCGATCTGGCCAAGATCCTCGACGAGGCGGGGGTCGATGACGATGCGTTCTTCGATCCCCTGATCGGGCTGCCCGAACCACGCAAACGCGTTCTCGTCTTTCGGCAAAGCACGGGGATATTCGGCAATGCGGCGCCAGGCTTTGCGTCATTGCCGACGGCATTGACGGGGGAGTTTCCGGTCTATGGGCCCAATGACGACGGGGTCATCGTCATCGACCACATGGAACAGGGTCCCTATTTCGGGCAGCAGGATCACTGGGCAGATGGCACGCTTGAAGTCCTTTCGGATGAAGCAGGCAACATCTACCTTGACCGCGTGCTCAAGGACGTGACCGCAGGCTCAGTCGTCGCCCTGAAGGATGGTGACGACTGGGGGTTGTATGAAGTCGAGAACGTCGCCGAACTGGCCTTGGCAAGGTTCGCGATCCAGGGGCGCAGCACGCGGCTGGGGCTGGATGGTTCGACCGGATTTGATCAGCTTACGATCCGCGGCACGACTGTCTGGACAAGCAGCGAATGGTTGGATCTGCCACGCAGGCGATTTGTCGATCCGTTGAAGGCGGGGGATACCCAGATCGCGCTGAACGGCTGGTCACCCGGCCTTCAGCCCGGCCAGCGACTGGCGCTGCGCGGGGGATATGCCGATGGGCTGGATGCCCCTGCCGTCGAGGCTGCGGAAATCCAAGACGTGTTCCACGACCTTCAGGCAGGCGGTGGCACGACAATCACGCTTGCCACAGGTCTGGCTTATGACCACGCACGCGACGCGCTGCGGATCTGCGGTAATGTCGCCCCTGCAACGCATGGAGAGACAACGGTCGACCTGCTCGGCAAGGGAGATCCCGCGCGGGTCTTTCCGACATTTGTCGCCAGGCAGGGTCCCCTGACCCATATCACGGCCGAGGTTGTGGGCGGAGCTGCACCGACGACCGAATTGCGGGTTGGGGGCATCCTTTGGAAGCAGGTGCCGAACTTGCTTGATGCGCGGCAGGGTGACCGCGTCTATACCCTGCGCGTCGACGAGACGGGCATTGCCACCTACGGTTTCGGAGATGGTGTGACCGGGGCCATGCCGGCCTCGGGGCAGGAGATCCGAGCGACCTACCGCACGGGCCTTGGATTGGCTGGACGGGTGCGTGCCGGGCAGCTCAACATCCTGATGACGCGTCCCCTGGGGGTGGAGGCCGCGGAAAATCCGCTGCCTGCCGAGGGCGGGGCGAACCCAGAACCACTGAACGACCTGCGCCGCAATCTGCCGCTTTCCTGCCGGACGCTGGGACGTGTCGTGTCCCTGTCGGACTATGCCGACTATGCGCTGACCTATGCGGGGATCGCCAAGGCGCGGGCCGAACGCGTCCGCATACCGGGGCTCGGGCAGCCGGGCATCGTACTAACCGTTGCGGGCGATCTGGGTGCCGAAATCCTGCCGGGAAGCGCCATCTACGACGGTTTGGTCGGCGGGTTGCGCAAGGACGGCATCCCCTATGTCCGCTTCCGGCTGCTGAACTACCGCCCGCAGACATTCCGGATCGGGGCCAAGATCAAGGTGTTCGAGGAATATCTTCCCGACGAGGTGCTGGCCGCCGCCGAAGCCGCACTGAGAACGGCTTACGGGTTCGAAGGCCGGAGCTTCGCCCAGACCGTCTTCGCCTCCGAGATCCTGACAACCATGCAGGATGTGCCGGGCGTCGAAGGGGTGGTGCTGGACCTGCTCTACACCGGCGCCGTTCCTGCGAGCGCGGCTGCGTTGCTGGCGGCCCCGGCCTCTGCCACGCAGGGGGCCGAATTGCTGACGCTTCATTCCGGGCCCCTTGATCATCTGGAGTTGATGTCATGA
- a CDS encoding GPW/gp25 family protein, with product MTGIFHTDYPYRLASDGMTARTRYEDHVRDLIEQLLFTRPGERLVRPALGCGLADLLFAPLTPESADAARTAIDLALQRHLAQEIELRGLDVRMEGSALFIDIRYRIRATGSETSAEIVVEGLA from the coding sequence ATGACAGGGATATTCCATACCGACTACCCCTATCGCCTGGCCAGTGACGGGATGACGGCACGCACCAGGTACGAAGACCATGTCCGCGACCTGATCGAGCAATTGTTGTTCACCCGTCCGGGCGAGCGGCTGGTCCGACCCGCGCTTGGCTGCGGTCTTGCCGATCTGCTTTTTGCCCCGCTGACGCCCGAATCCGCCGATGCCGCCCGGACCGCGATCGACCTCGCGCTGCAGCGCCATCTGGCGCAGGAAATCGAGCTGCGCGGTCTGGACGTGCGAATGGAAGGCTCGGCGTTGTTCATCGACATTCGTTATCGCATCCGCGCGACCGGGAGCGAGACATCCGCCGAGATCGTGGTGGAGGGGCTGGCATGA
- a CDS encoding ATP-binding protein, which produces MTALDPVAHKARLAFAKAVASLSLRLAEGERPDATDLAGTPFERLAERFGLTGAEMLALGLLAAAASDPAARAATSTADELARLSGMDAGRLRPTAVLSAWQLVRWGPDGPVLDPRITDWLRGLQSLDPRLLPWLSTLVPATGLLPRHAEIAQGIYRHILIHQGIVVIAGEGSRTRVKVAFEAARALDMQAVAFDPALLFEPADRRAALLRALARETVLDRVLPVFEANVLEPDLLRAAARLEVPALMLGPAVETGGPDLPYTVLLSPPGPQERRGLWRAALQLESDRMVAELAETFALGADDIARIAACLPDMPPRKRAAAAWSAARTAQAPQPDPLIFRLPARARWSDLVLPTQTLAALRAMTAQVKHRATVYRDWGMGGATDRGLGVTALFCGPSGTGKTYAAEAVAAELGLDLLRVDLAQVVDKYFGETEKHLDRVFGLAERSGAILLFDEAEALFRQRGEGEGSSRHFVSMTVAYLLQRLETTPGVCLLTTNMRSAVDDAFLRRLRFVIPFPFPGLAERRRLWAMAFPARAPASALDLERLAELPLAGGAIRTVSLNAAFLAAERGEGICMGDILAALDFENAKHNQPIDLGLLRRRMAR; this is translated from the coding sequence ATGACCGCGCTTGATCCCGTCGCCCACAAGGCCCGCCTCGCTTTTGCCAAGGCGGTTGCATCGCTGTCGCTTCGCCTTGCCGAAGGCGAAAGGCCCGATGCGACGGACCTTGCGGGGACTCCGTTCGAGAGGTTGGCCGAGCGGTTCGGGTTGACCGGGGCAGAGATGCTGGCGCTTGGCCTTCTGGCGGCGGCGGCAAGCGATCCGGCGGCGCGGGCCGCAACATCGACGGCGGATGAGCTGGCGCGGCTTTCGGGCATGGACGCGGGCCGGCTGCGCCCGACGGCCGTGCTTTCCGCCTGGCAACTGGTTCGCTGGGGGCCAGACGGGCCCGTGCTCGATCCCAGGATAACGGATTGGCTGCGCGGCCTGCAGTCGCTGGACCCCCGGCTGCTGCCCTGGCTTTCGACGCTTGTTCCCGCAACCGGCCTGCTGCCGCGCCATGCCGAAATTGCCCAAGGGATCTATCGCCACATCCTGATCCATCAGGGAATTGTCGTGATTGCGGGCGAGGGCTCAAGGACGAGGGTGAAGGTTGCCTTTGAGGCTGCCCGGGCCCTGGACATGCAGGCCGTGGCTTTCGATCCCGCGCTGCTTTTCGAGCCCGCCGACCGCCGCGCTGCGCTTTTGCGCGCCCTTGCCCGCGAAACCGTTCTGGATCGTGTGCTGCCAGTCTTCGAGGCGAATGTGCTTGAGCCCGATTTGCTGCGCGCGGCGGCCCGGCTGGAGGTCCCGGCGCTGATGCTTGGGCCTGCGGTCGAGACTGGCGGCCCGGATCTGCCCTACACCGTCCTGCTTTCTCCACCCGGCCCGCAGGAACGGCGTGGCTTGTGGCGGGCGGCATTGCAACTGGAAAGCGACCGGATGGTCGCCGAACTGGCCGAAACCTTCGCACTTGGGGCCGACGACATCGCGCGGATCGCAGCCTGTCTGCCCGACATGCCACCCCGCAAGCGGGCTGCCGCGGCCTGGTCAGCTGCGCGCACGGCACAGGCGCCACAGCCCGATCCTCTGATCTTTCGTCTTCCCGCCCGTGCCCGGTGGAGCGATCTTGTCCTGCCGACGCAGACTCTTGCGGCACTCAGGGCGATGACGGCACAGGTGAAGCACCGGGCAACCGTCTATCGCGATTGGGGCATGGGGGGCGCAACCGATCGCGGGCTTGGCGTGACCGCGTTATTCTGCGGCCCCAGCGGAACCGGCAAGACATATGCCGCTGAAGCGGTCGCGGCCGAACTGGGGCTGGATCTGCTGCGGGTGGACCTTGCTCAGGTGGTCGACAAGTATTTCGGCGAGACGGAAAAACATCTCGACCGCGTGTTCGGCCTTGCCGAGCGGTCCGGCGCGATCCTCCTTTTCGACGAGGCCGAAGCCCTGTTCCGCCAACGCGGCGAGGGCGAGGGCAGCAGCAGGCACTTCGTCTCGATGACCGTTGCCTACCTGTTGCAACGGCTCGAGACGACGCCGGGTGTCTGCTTGCTCACGACGAACATGCGCTCGGCCGTGGACGACGCCTTCCTGCGAAGGCTGCGCTTCGTCATTCCGTTTCCCTTCCCCGGTCTTGCCGAACGTCGGCGGCTATGGGCGATGGCCTTTCCGGCGCGAGCGCCAGCCAGCGCGCTGGACCTCGAACGGCTTGCGGAACTGCCGCTCGCGGGCGGGGCAATCCGCACGGTTTCGCTGAACGCGGCCTTTCTTGCGGCCGAACGGGGCGAGGGAATCTGCATGGGCGACATTCTTGCCGCGCTCGATTTCGAGAACGCCAAGCACAATCAGCCGATCGACCTCGGGCTGCTGCGCAGGAGGATGGCACGATGA
- a CDS encoding phage baseplate assembly protein V, which translates to MNRPLVGLYRATVTQNADPNQTGHIQVEIPGITAFSPSTWVKPCLPVAGLQQGLFSVPMVGSGVWIQFEQGDADKPVWLGCFLGTVADKPLLANTAPPPTPAVTIQTPLKNGIVISDGLGPSGVGGITIQSASGATITVNDTGIVIMNGRGAVISLVGNAVDINLGALIIT; encoded by the coding sequence ATGAACCGTCCTCTTGTCGGCCTGTACCGGGCGACCGTCACCCAGAACGCCGATCCGAACCAGACCGGGCATATCCAGGTCGAGATCCCGGGCATTACCGCCTTTTCGCCCTCGACATGGGTCAAGCCCTGCCTGCCGGTGGCGGGACTTCAGCAGGGGTTGTTCTCGGTTCCCATGGTTGGCTCGGGCGTGTGGATCCAGTTCGAGCAGGGCGACGCGGACAAGCCCGTCTGGCTGGGCTGCTTTCTCGGGACGGTTGCCGACAAGCCCTTGCTTGCCAATACCGCGCCGCCGCCTACCCCCGCCGTGACGATCCAGACGCCGTTGAAGAACGGCATCGTCATCTCGGACGGGCTCGGGCCGTCAGGGGTGGGCGGCATCACGATACAAAGCGCCTCGGGCGCGACCATTACCGTGAACGACACGGGCATCGTCATCATGAACGGCCGGGGGGCGGTGATCTCGCTCGTCGGGAATGCCGTCGACATCAACCTGGGAGCGCTGATCATCACCTGA
- a CDS encoding eCIS core domain-containing protein, protein MSQRHVQTAGMKLGRRGDAAERRVQGRLADPAIRAMHDGALDGIAEGAERDQAMAPENLDRMLDEPGETLSPDVRAEMEGAFGEPFGDIRLHRGQAAASVARDIRSAGFAVGRHVGFAAGAWAPESAPGKGLIAHELAHAVEARSGRDDPKVLRGANIFEQFAGLFRSDDFSDAELTRFIGELTRGPGDLSSTVSDNMARAIVARGLHDASTHSAAISGTTLARAAELPVRLKLMRHLLDGYSSDGDQDAVLRILRDASQLEREQLVNSFGVDALIDRFDGARLDELTTLIYGGTSGGARVVGTEQSGAQPQDVKWKLSYNIRKDPNLPEDIAGLALDTFEIRPDGTAEFEQLRQNAMFSEGTRPGGLNIATAAHPKNKDGLARAIFWVVPRDTALWPAYATATRTSLPQVEEEGEGSLGAHYPAIPTADNQEVEARIEVMLAAQERRRVETEHSETRTSSVTERTENERQQREAQIGETTQSGNWSVEERNRRREQLNSAVGATQGAIRGFESQQNWQNQVQTMRENMLRIEGEMGGETEQSTQTEAGIDIHAGIGAEAALRLATQLGIELGTTMDLSALGDVLGPIADLAGLAVPEIPALAGLLSIFPELTGGISLSLSPEGALSLSGDLSGDLRAKRLWGEVRRRNYRLGGAAEQRNATTTTNSVGGQTTVSGQQSAELRAEQGRQVEGEQEVTGRQGGSNSATRRSELEAIQRRLQVLESERGTSVTDRTRTETPEFVPQVREARISFHPLRNGLGGILRPDRPEGGTSRRRRRRGG, encoded by the coding sequence GTGAGCCAGCGACATGTCCAGACAGCGGGAATGAAGCTGGGCCGACGCGGCGATGCGGCCGAACGGCGCGTGCAAGGGCGGCTGGCCGATCCCGCGATCCGTGCGATGCATGACGGCGCATTGGACGGCATCGCCGAGGGGGCCGAACGTGACCAGGCAATGGCACCCGAAAACCTGGACCGGATGCTGGACGAGCCCGGGGAAACCCTTTCCCCCGATGTTCGCGCCGAAATGGAAGGTGCCTTCGGCGAGCCCTTCGGCGATATCCGGTTACACCGTGGACAGGCCGCCGCTTCGGTCGCGCGCGACATCCGCAGCGCCGGTTTCGCGGTGGGACGACATGTCGGCTTCGCCGCGGGGGCGTGGGCGCCGGAAAGCGCGCCGGGCAAAGGGTTGATCGCGCATGAGCTGGCCCATGCCGTCGAGGCGCGGTCGGGCCGGGACGATCCGAAGGTGCTGCGGGGCGCGAATATCTTCGAACAGTTCGCGGGCCTCTTTCGCAGCGACGATTTTTCGGATGCCGAACTGACGCGGTTCATCGGCGAGTTGACGCGCGGACCGGGCGATCTCTCCTCGACCGTTTCGGACAACATGGCAAGGGCCATCGTAGCGCGGGGGTTGCATGACGCATCGACCCACTCGGCGGCGATCAGTGGCACGACGCTTGCGCGCGCCGCCGAATTGCCGGTGCGGCTGAAGCTGATGCGCCATCTGCTTGATGGCTATTCCTCGGACGGGGATCAGGATGCGGTGCTGAGGATTCTGCGCGACGCGTCGCAGCTTGAGCGCGAGCAATTGGTGAACAGCTTCGGGGTCGATGCGCTGATTGACCGTTTCGACGGTGCGCGTCTCGACGAACTGACCACGCTGATCTACGGCGGAACCAGCGGCGGCGCGCGGGTCGTCGGTACCGAGCAGTCCGGGGCACAGCCGCAGGATGTGAAATGGAAGCTGTCCTACAATATCCGCAAGGACCCCAACCTGCCCGAGGACATTGCCGGTCTGGCGCTGGACACCTTCGAAATACGTCCTGACGGGACCGCGGAATTCGAGCAGCTTCGGCAGAATGCCATGTTTTCCGAGGGAACACGGCCGGGCGGGCTGAACATAGCGACCGCGGCGCATCCGAAGAACAAGGACGGCTTGGCCCGCGCGATCTTCTGGGTGGTGCCGCGCGACACGGCACTTTGGCCCGCCTATGCCACGGCAACCCGGACCTCGCTGCCTCAGGTGGAGGAGGAGGGCGAGGGCTCGCTCGGGGCGCATTACCCGGCCATTCCCACCGCCGACAATCAGGAAGTCGAGGCCAGGATAGAGGTCATGCTTGCCGCGCAGGAGCGGCGCCGGGTCGAGACCGAGCATAGCGAAACCCGTACCAGCTCGGTGACAGAGCGCACCGAGAACGAACGCCAGCAGCGCGAGGCGCAGATCGGAGAGACGACCCAAAGCGGAAATTGGAGCGTGGAGGAGCGCAACCGGCGGCGCGAACAGCTCAACAGCGCAGTGGGCGCGACCCAAGGCGCGATCCGTGGCTTCGAATCGCAGCAGAACTGGCAGAACCAGGTCCAGACCATGCGCGAGAACATGCTGCGCATCGAAGGCGAAATGGGGGGCGAAACCGAGCAATCGACCCAGACCGAGGCCGGGATCGACATTCATGCCGGGATCGGCGCCGAAGCGGCGCTGCGTCTTGCGACCCAGCTCGGGATCGAGCTTGGCACGACCATGGACCTGTCGGCCTTGGGGGATGTGCTGGGCCCCATTGCCGACCTTGCGGGCCTTGCTGTCCCCGAGATACCGGCGCTTGCGGGCCTGCTCAGCATCTTTCCGGAACTGACCGGGGGCATCAGCCTCAGCCTTTCGCCCGAGGGGGCGCTTTCGCTGTCGGGCGACCTGTCGGGCGACCTGCGCGCCAAGCGTCTCTGGGGCGAGGTCAGGCGGCGCAATTACCGCCTTGGCGGCGCGGCCGAACAGCGAAACGCGACCACCACGACGAACAGCGTCGGCGGTCAGACCACTGTCAGCGGCCAGCAATCCGCAGAACTGCGCGCCGAACAGGGTCGTCAGGTCGAGGGCGAGCAGGAAGTTACCGGCCGGCAGGGCGGTTCGAATTCCGCCACCCGGCGAAGCGAACTGGAAGCGATCCAGCGCCGGCTGCAGGTGCTTGAAAGCGAACGAGGCACGTCGGTCACCGACCGGACCCGGACCGAGACCCCCGAATTCGTGCCGCAGGTGCGCGAAGCCCGTATTTCGTTCCATCCGCTCAGGAACGGATTGGGCGGCATCCTGCGTCCGGACCGACCGGAGGGCGGGACCTCCCGGCGCAGGCGGAGGCGTGGCGGATGA